A section of the Lathamus discolor isolate bLatDis1 chromosome 6, bLatDis1.hap1, whole genome shotgun sequence genome encodes:
- the LOC136017149 gene encoding LOW QUALITY PROTEIN: olfactory receptor 2G3-like (The sequence of the model RefSeq protein was modified relative to this genomic sequence to represent the inferred CDS: inserted 3 bases in 2 codons; deleted 2 bases in 2 codons): MAKENQSIVTEFILQGLSSQPRTQTVLFLMFLLFYLLTIVGNITVIVVIRADSQLQSPMYFFLANLXFLDICYVSSNILQMLVNLLTKKGIISFSRCAAEMYFSLAFGMTESFLLGVMSCDRHMAICHPLLYNTVMNRKACIHMVTASWASSLLSSMVVNXVSLCICGHHILNHYFCEVPAVLALACADTALLELLIFIFSILIACIRFLLVIISYAYILPTILKMQSAHLKSKASSTCGCHLIVVTIFYGTAICMIYMNPKSRSPQDRGKVVAVFYTIVTPVLNSVIYSLRNKDMKRALRRAMNKPKSLSIKRLFRDWWYCIELYELEQCSNVIISLPAIVPD; this comes from the exons ATGGCcaaggaaaaccaaagcatAGTGACAGAGTTCATCTTACAAGGCCTCTCCTCCCAGCCAAGGACACAGactgttctt ttcctcatgtttctgttattttatctGCTCACAATTGTTGGTAACATCACGGTTATTGTAGTGATCAGAGCTGATTCCCAGCTGCAGTCACCCATGTACTTTTTCCTTGCCAACC CCTTCTTAGACATCTGCTATGTCTCCAGCAACATCCTCCAGATGTTGGTGAACCTCTTGACCAAGAAGGGGATCATCTCCTTCTCCAGATGTGCTGCTGAGATGTatttctctctggcttttgGCATGACAGAGAGTTTCCTCCTTGGGGTCATGTCCTGTGATCGACATATGGCAATATGTCACCCCTTGCTCTACAACACTGTCATGAACAGGAAGGCTTGCATTCACATGGTCACGGCTTCCTGGGCCAGCAGCCTGCTGAGCTCCATGGTAGTCAA GGTTTCGCTTTGCATCTGTGGACATCACATCTTGAACCATTACTTCTGCGAagtgccagcagtgctggccTTGGCCTGTGCTGACACTGCCCTCCTGGAGTTGCTCATCTTCATCTTCAGCATCCTCATTGCCTGCATCCGCTTTCTTCTGGTCATCATCTCCTACGCCTACATCCTTCCCACCATCCTCAAGATGCAGTCTGCACATCTGAAATCTAAGGCCTCTTCCACCTGTGGATGCCACCTCATAGTGGTAACCATATTCTATGGGACAGCCATCTGCATG ATATACATGAATCCCAAGTCAAGGTCTCCACAGGATAGGGGCAAAGTGGTTGCAGTGTTTTACACCATTGTTACCCCGGTGCTGAACTCCGTCATCTACAGCCTCAGGAACAAGGACATGAAGCGTGCCCTGAGAAGGGCCATGAATAAACCCAAATCCCTCTCTATTAAAAGGCTTTTCAGGGATTGGTGGTACTGCATTGAGCTCTATGAGTTGGAACAATGCTCAAATGTGATTATTTCTCTACCTGCAATTGTCCCAGACTGa